In a single window of the Nicotiana tomentosiformis chromosome 8, ASM39032v3, whole genome shotgun sequence genome:
- the LOC138898179 gene encoding uncharacterized protein encodes MSAPPGNWEGKSTTRPPLFNGQYYSWWKSGMRDHIIGEDDELWDIVTNGPLANMDINDKGEEVPKIRVDCTADDLRKWEKNAKVKKLLVCGLGPDEYSRIQGCTTTKEIWDTLQVAHEGTPKVKRSRGTLLYSQYENFTMKEGETIQEMYTRFTTLTNESLLEGLFLKKTKLRRF; translated from the coding sequence atgagtgcaccacctggaaactgggaagggaAATCTActactaggccaccactcttcaacggccagtattactcttggtggaaaagCGGGATGAGAGATCATATCATAGGAGAAGACGacgagctatgggacattgtcacaaaTGGTCCACTGGCTAACATGGATATAAATGACAaaggagaagaggtgccaaaaaTAAGAGTtgactgcactgctgacgacttgagaaagtgggagaagaatgctaaagtcaaaaaattgcttgtttgtggactcggtccagatgagtacagtagaatACAAGGTTGTACCACTACCAAGGAAAtctgggacactttgcaagtggcccatgaaggaacacctaaagtgaagaggtccagaggaacactactatattctcaatatgagaatttcaccatgaaggaaggggaaaccatccaagagatgtatacaaggtttaCCACACTAACAAATGAAAGTCTCTTGGAAGGGTTAttcttgaagaagacaaagttgagAAGATTCTGA